The genome window GTCTACAAACggttttattttatgtttttattgtgaagcacttatATCTGTGTGTATCGCTGATTTTGACAAGTGTATAAATACACTTTCTGTTACTATGTTATAGTATCTAACCAGCCAAGCGAACAGAATAATTAACGAAACGAAAATCTAAGTGTACGTTTAATCTTTAGTTTACGTTGAATCctgcagctaacgttaactagcTTCAGTTAAAGTGTTAATTTATTAACTGCACTGCAGCTCCGGCTTGGCAAAAAAATGAAGTCAGTGTAAACAAACTGAGATCCTCCTGAAGTaacgaagtacatttactcaagtaccgtaCCTAAATTAAGATATaaggtatttttattttagtttcgtaatattgttatttttactctactgtTACAGAGTCAAAAGTTATTTGACTATTTTATAGTGTTCCGATtagatataaaaaatgtaaatgtaccaatatgttttaattttttaatggattaatGCTGTGCTTAATATTATGTGGTTGTGttatattttgtttgttttctatGATTGTTTAAGGTGCATTCTATTAATTCAACTACTTTATATAATGCTGGGTTGTTaaatctataataataataataatctgaaAGTCgcttgtagtggagtaaagactCAAATATTTCCTTCTGGGATTTAGTAGAGTAGGAGTAAAagaaatagaaatactcaagtgaagtacaATGACCACAAAAAGTACAGTTCTCAAGAATGTTTGACTTTCCACCACAGATCATTCTGACACTGGTTTAGCATTACGTGTACTTTAGCACCGCGTACTTGGTCCTTATGACCTCGTGTATATACTGCCTTATTGAACTCCATACAATAAGTTAGGGCTGGGCGGTATGACAAAAAACCCATATCACGCTATTTTTCCAAGTTATAACATTATCacggtatttatttatttttcaataattGGAAATGCATTTACATTTATACGTTTGACTCTACATTACTTTTGACATTTCACCAGCGTTGGTTGTTGAAACAGATCGTATTACCATACGTTCTTCGTAGCCTACTACAATGAGTGCTTTCTGTTGAGGTGATGGAGTAAACTTGTGTTACCTCTTCGGGCAACAATTTTAGTTCGACAACATTTGCAATACATGTTTGTTTGGTAATAAATTAAAGATGAGTTAATACCCTAACACATACAGGTTCTAAAGGTTCAACATATTCTGGCAGCTACATGCACAAAGTTAAATAAgaatacagtaggctatagaTTATAAAGTGAAATTGATGAAAAAAGTAAAAGGAATAAAAGAGGACGTATAAAAAGCGAAAGCGTGCCTACATACTGTATGAGTACCTTACACCTAACTGAGTAGGCAATATGTGTATAACACGTTGTAATACTTCATTAACACTAGGCAGGGTGAATCTTTTtttcaacattaaataatccgACAATTGTTTTCATAATTATTTTCGGTTATCATTTAGTATTTGAATTGTCACAAAAAATTTAATAatgtaacaatatatatataatatataattgaAGTAACTCGTTTTATCAGAACAACAATCAGTCCAAAGCTATTCAGTTTAGTGTCTtgtaaaagaaataaaaaatcaGCAAATCCTCAAAATGAGTGTCATAAACCAGAGTGTTTGACATTTCTACTGTAAAACAATCTCATAAAGTAAGATGCATACAGGTGGTCATTTAGAGAAGTACATTTTCTAACGTATATCATTCTTATAGTTTGTATTAAACCTTGCTCTCTGTACTCTGTCTCAGTGGTCCTCATTGGTGACTCGGGGGTGGGGAAGAGTAACCTGCTGTCCCGCTTCACCCGCAACGAGTTCAACCTGGAGAGTAAGAGCACCATCGGAGTGGAGTTTGCCACGCGCAGCATCCAGGTGGACGGCAAGACGGTGAAGGCTCAGATCTGGGACACAGCGGGGCAGGAGCGCTACAGAGCCATCACCTCAGCGTGAGTTCAGAGGAGAGAAACAGACTTTAGTCCAATACAAACAGCTGATTCAACTATTCAGAGTGTACTTCAAAGGGCGGCTCCTTTCACTCTTTCAGAATTGTTATTTATCAGATTCATTTCAAAAACCTCCTCCTGATctgcatttttttaattatgttaGGGATGTATTGATTTTTCTAAACAACAAATAACATTTTGGATGTTTTTTTTGCATGTATTCATGTTGTTGAAAgcaagtatttctacttttagatCTTTTAGACTTGTGTGATCCAAAAATGtccaataatgtattgaaaaaatGAAGAAAGatcaaaacatatttttatttaCATAAATATTCTTCTTTAATCTGTATTTGTTGCTTTTAATTCTTTTCAAAAACAAAATGTTCTCAGTCCAGTCATTCATATTTTCTCTACAGTTATGAATTCCTGCTGAGCCGTTGTATGCCTGCTTTCCAATGTAAAACAGGAGGTAGAGGTGACGTCAAGACGTAAACAATGTCCATGTTGGAGCTTTCAATCTCTCACTTCCTGCAATCCTACACCAAAAGCACATCAGAAATATCAAGCTGTTGGACAAATGTCAGACAATGAGCTGAAACCCAATGAGCCTCTGAGGTTTCCTGCTGGAATAACTCCACAGGCTGACATGGACATGTTGGAGTGGAATCATAGTGCTCTCCTTTAATATTGCTGTCATTTggctctctgtgctgcaggtACTACCGCGGGGCGGTGGGGGCTCTCTTAGTCTACGACATTGCAAAGCATCTAACTTATGAAAACGTGGAGCGCTGGCTGAAGGAGCTGAGGGACCACGCCGACAGCAACATCGTCATCATGCTGGTGGGCAACAAGAGCGACCTGCGCCACCTCCGCGCCGTCCCCACTGACGAGGCGCGGGCTTTTGCTGGTGAGACTGTCGTAGTGTTTATACAAATATCaaagaaatataaaaaagagAGAAACCCTTCTGGAGGTGACCTTTGGATTTTAGCCTtcccagaccatttacatgcacacaaacctatataacacaacaGGAATATAGCATAtattagcacatttataaacgatttttggtcgagccaaagttctgtacatataataaaaataacctacagtagagacactttacagcaaatgcaacaacacagattgttcagaatatcagtatgagaaaaacgacaccctctgtccttagaccctcacatcgtacaaggaaaaacttccagagaaaaccccacagtttaaggggaacatgggagaaacctcagggagagcaacagaggagggatccctctcccaggacggacagacgtgcaatagatgccgtgtgtaaattgaagagataatacattttacagcatatagaccgaaagttaggaaatgcatgtgtctgtaataagaagatgaatccacgaggatgtcagctacaatcctgtggaagccatcagggaagcagcatgacgagacccaaggcaggaccgcagagacaggttcagccacgacccgaagtccacgacttaatccagaactcaggatagaggatccaagacacaggactacagcaagaggatcagcctcgactccggatcccggcgtagatatagatacaaaacaagaaaaaagatttggctgggttaatcggaacaagagaatacacagacacagacagagaggggaaaggtcattggataaaagttattcttgataaccctctagaaagatctcatgaacttccccactcaatctatcaagaccggagcagttctattagatatagataagaaacagagatggggagcacaacaacctatctcttcgtcagatgcactcccccgcttatctaagcgactctgtaccccgttaccctctacaaggccatagaccagcagagggaaaatggggggtgggtaagggtttttaagaataaaccacaagggtctaaagggaaaaaaagataaaatataaggtactatattttaagtaatcctatctactattcctatattcgaataatgtataaactattttaaaaatactttatgaaatcctatgttatgttataaatattaaaaataaagaactaaatgaataaataaataactaaattaattaataaatagataattaaacaaaagccagagagaaaaagtgagttttaagtattgatttaaaaacccccagggtctgggctgacctcacatggaggggcaaagtattccagagcctcgggccagccgctgcgaaagctcgatgccctcgggttttaagcctggtcttaggcactatcaacagcagctgatcagccgaccttaaggctctgcctggggtgtagcgaagGAGCAGTTCGGCTATATACAGTAAGCAGGAgacagcccatttagggctttaaaaacaaataaaaggagtttaaaatctattctgaaccgaattggaagccagtgcaatgaagccagaattggggtgatatggtcgcgctttttatggccagtgagaagacgtgcagctgcattctgaactagctggaggcgtctaattgaggcctgatccatacccacatacagagcgttgcagtaatccattctcgaggtaacaaaggcgttaataacccgttataggtctttaaaagataaaaacgacttggtcttagccaatagtcgtattttgaaaaagcaggtcttgactacagtgctaacctgcttatcaaatttaaaggcgctgttgaaggtcactccaaggttcataacAGAGGGGAAGATATTTgtattgagggagcccagaatatcaaccggggagactgttggttggggtccaaaaaagatgacctcggtcttactctcattgagggtgaggaagttttggctcagccaggatttaatctctattaagcagtccttcaactgctgtaatgagttggcattttgattgagaggcagatagatctgtacatcatcagcgtaacaatggaaggggatattatgttttgtgagaattgaacctaggggcagtatgtacaatagaaaaaggatggggcccagaatcgagccttggggaatcccacaggtaagaggggctttggcagaggagaagacacctaactgcactgagaagctacggtccgtcaaataagacctgaaccatgcaagagcagagcctgtaatgcctgtggactgttcaagccgtgacaacaggatactatgatccacagtgtcaaaggcagcagttaaatctaacagcaccaagacagctgggctgcctgagtcggcggctaagagcagatcattaaaaTCTCTTAAAATGGCTGTTTCAGTACTATGCATAggtttaaagccagactgacaTTTTTCATGGATACCATGGGTGGTTAAAAATGACTGCAActgggcgtagactactcgctccagggctttagataaaaagggtagctgggagatgggcctgaaatttgcgagaatggagggatcgagatttttctttttaagtagtggcttaaccacggcatgtttgaaggcagctgggacacatcctgagctaagagaggtatttataagtaataaaatacttgctccaactgattcgAAAACATCTCTAAAaaggcgagagggaatgctgtctgaggtgcaATTTGTCAGCCGCAGGTGCTTGACTACatccgagagagaagagagggatacaggctcaaaatggtcgaggacagcagggcacagaaaggGAGCAGGATCTGGGGTAGCACTAGTATAGGCGAGCCTAAGAACAGATACTTGCTACCCTCTCCAAAGCTCAAAGGAAAAAAAAGATGTTATCTTTTTTTTGCCAAAGATAAATGAGTTTGGATATGATAACTCTGCGGTCATACAGGAATTGCGGCTCGATTAGAAGATTTGACTCAGTACTTGACTCGGGACTTGAGATGTTGTGACTGACAAAACAATTACTTCCTCCCTCCTCTCAAATTCCTAATGATTCTGATAAAAGCATTGTAATGGGGATTGGATGTAATGCAGTGGTGAAACGGTAAAGAAATGATGTAATAATGGTGGTTGGTACGAGTTTCACGTTCACAAATCTGTGTTTAAAGGGTctcacacactgctctgctatCTGTGGAATGTGACATGTTGGACATATAACGTGTTGCTTCACTCTCCCCCACAGAGAAGAATGGTTTGTCTTTCCTGGAGACATCGGCTCTGGACTCCACCAACGTTGAGACGGCCTTCCAGACCATCCTGACAGGTGTGTACTGCGTTAGTGTTTAACATGCCGGTTTCTGCAATTTCATACTCCACAGTAACCACCTCCTAAACTTGAACACATTGTAAAAAACATTGACTGAGGAAATGACACAGTGTCCTCTTTATAAGTTAGATTACAGTGAGGGGGAAGTCAGGTGGGGAGTGAACTTGTGCTACCGGGCAGAGATACTGGACTCACTTTTTAGCACGCAATATGTGAACGGCTTAGCTTTTGTTATCACTGGTGAGATGACTGAGTGCAAAGTTATAACTGCTGTCAGTTCTGTGTTAATGGTCCTGCTGCACTATCTGTATGAAAGCCTTTATCGGTTTGTTGTGTTCATCTTATTGTCAACAAATCTCATAAAAAGACCAACGCCAATAATGTCTTAGTACTTTTTACTCTTGAAGATGTAAATCCTGTAAAAGATTCAAAAGGTGTCTTTATGTGATTTCTAGAGAAAAACCGAGGCCTTATCCTTTAAACATCACTACATTGACTGTTAGTTTATCGGTATCCTTATCCATTTAACCAAATGAAGGCTTCATGAAGCTAAATGTGACACTTCCAGTTGCTGATCAAGTCTTAGGCTTTGAACCAAGAAAGTTCACCGCAGGGCAACCACTTGTAAATGAATGACCCCTCTCACATCCCTCGTATCTGGGAAGTCTTGTGGCTGCTAATTAGCCGTGTTAGCATGCGCGTTTCCATTGTTTTGAGACattggtaaagtggtgtcattcccaggTAGTATATTCACATCTACACTAACTTAAAACTTACATTActtacatttttgttttctaGCAATGCACTTCTCAAATAAGTTATCTGTGGAGGAGGGGATCATCTTGCTGCTTATTATCTTAAGCTAATCAGCACGTTTAGCTGTAGGTTAGCCATGCTAACATAGGACTGAAAGGGTcatacacattttaaaagatGGCACATGCCTTCTGTAAATATATAGATAAAGAATAGTCCTGTGGTCTGAGTGTCCAAGAGCTGCTGCTTGAAGTTTTATAAAgaagacaaatatgaatattagCAGAAAAATGCACGCAGAGTTGAAAGCAAGCAGAGAAGTGGCTGTAAACGGATTCTGTGTAATTATTGCTATGTTTCCTAGCATAGTTCCATAGTTTATCACTGTTTTATTTGAatttgtatgtatgtttatgtatgctCCAAAACACCAGCACAAACTCCTTGTACGTGTTCACCTACTTGGCAagaaacccgtttctgattctagAAACGTATAACTAATTCAGCAAAAGCAACCTTCTGTGCGCCGTCTGTGGCAGATTTGAAGCTGGACATGGTAAGAGTTTAACAGaatgtaaccccccccccccccccccagagatCTACCGTATCGTGTCCCAGAAGCAGATGTCGGAGCGCCAGGAGAGCGACATGTCCCCCAGCAACAACGTGGTCAACATCCAGGTGCAGCCCACTGAGAACAAACCAAAGATGCAGTGCTGTCAGAACATCTAGCCCGCTCCGGATCTGctgctacccccccccccccccccccttctctctCCACGGTCCTCgcctcccccccctcccttccCTGGCTCTCACCTCCTGAAGCCCCTCCCTCAGAAAATAGACTGCCTCAGTGTACTGTTGGTGCGGGAGGACCCCCCCTCTGCACCTCACCTGTACCTGCCTCCCCCGCCCTGACCCCACCCCCTCCCCAGGTAAATATATCCCGGTATAAGAAGTCACCGCGTGggggaaacccccccccccccccaagcagAGCCCCCCCCCTGTCGTTAGGCTACTGCAGGACAGCAGGCAGCAGGCATTTCatatcactttacatttcattACTGTAGATGCGCTGTCACAAATGTCTTAATATATGAATGTGATTTTCCTTTTCATACTTTGTGCTCATGTTGATTTCTTCAAATTTGTTATGATCTTTCTCTAAATACTACTAGGTATATATGAATTTAAGGCACATCAAAGTTGCTCTGAAGTGTATTCCCTCTTTAGTGCAATGTACTGTTTTGGAAACATGTGGATGTATGGAGCTCAGAGTAGACTCTCTGCTCCGGTAGTGTCATACCATTTGATCTGATTGCTGTGAATACCATGCTATTGAAAcgtaaacactttattttgcCGAGCTCCGGTTAGCGCAGTGGGGAGAGTCGGGCGTGAGCAGGCGTCTTCGTCCCCGCGGGGTCGGGCCAGCTTTGCATGTCTCTGCTGCGCTGCATGTCTTTCAGGCGACAGACTCAATCTGGACTCTTTGTAGAACACTATCATTGCCGTGAGGGTGTGTGTAATGTCGCTGTGAAAGCTCAACACAACTCATGTATATGCAGATTTTTTTATGTTCCACTTTAAGTCTCCGTGTGGCTTCACGCAGAGAATACTGAGAATGATTTCCTGATTGAAGACATATTAGTCCTTTTCTTGCTTAGGGAACAGAATGCAGACTGTGCAGAAACTAGCACATGGCTCTTTTGATCTTTTGTTTCTTAGTGCAAATGAAGGAATTAAAAAGCAGTGGAAGTATGAGATGCAAAGTTCTCAATGATATTATAATCAAAATTCTCCTGTGAATTATACCTGGCATGTAACCACAGAACTGTAGTTAGGACGCACCTGAGAAATAGGAAATGTCTTTCACCCTGTAGGCTGGATTCATGAGCGCCACAACCTTGCACTGATCGTTACTACATGCTTTCTTGTCTAGGGTTAGATGTGTACTGCACAAGGAGAATCTGGACCTCTTTTGTCAGATACTATGAACCGCTGTTAGGACGGTGCCACTTTTCGAAAAACCAAAATATGGCCTGAGTCTCAAAGCCTTTCCTTACATCCTCTAACTAACACAAAAAAGCTTGAAGACGAGGCGAGGAATCAAGGAAACACTTTAGGGATTCAGACACATTCTTGCCAACTTCTGGTCACAGTGCCTCCTTCACCTGTCCCGCCTCTCATCACCTGCTACCAGCTCTCCGTCACCCCCCACCACCATTCACCCCGCCCCCTGTGCTGTCCCCGTCACATTAGGCCTACGTACACCGAGCTGCCTCTGACTTCAACACAATGCATGGCTTTCTGTTACGACTGCAACTCTGTGTCGTATCGCCTTACGTAGCTATCATTACTGTCCAT of Pseudochaenichthys georgianus chromosome 3, fPseGeo1.2, whole genome shotgun sequence contains these proteins:
- the rab11a gene encoding ras-related protein Rab-11A; its protein translation is MGTRDDEYDYLFKVVLIGDSGVGKSNLLSRFTRNEFNLESKSTIGVEFATRSIQVDGKTVKAQIWDTAGQERYRAITSAYYRGAVGALLVYDIAKHLTYENVERWLKELRDHADSNIVIMLVGNKSDLRHLRAVPTDEARAFAEKNGLSFLETSALDSTNVETAFQTILTEIYRIVSQKQMSERQESDMSPSNNVVNIQVQPTENKPKMQCCQNI